Proteins encoded together in one Ipomoea triloba cultivar NCNSP0323 chromosome 4, ASM357664v1 window:
- the LOC116016022 gene encoding uncharacterized protein LOC116016022 produces the protein MTTHLKAQNLWSFIDPGLQEGAYAASIRQDQLALGQIHQGVDYSIFGQLARSQTTKQAWDILMVSHKGVDREQKSKLQSLRRLYDHCEMTSTETVDMYFTHLIDQVNKMWLYGDTIEDGAVVEKVLRTMPMKYDHVVASITESHKTELLSIAELKGMIESHIDRIESKSEPLAEEALKSQVTLNMTSPNQRGGGSGRGRGRGR, from the coding sequence atgaccacacatttgaaagccCAAAACCtttggagctttattgatcccGGTCTACAAGAAGGAGCTTATGCAGCCTCTATACGGCAAGATCAATTGGCCTTGGGGCAGATTCACCAAGGTGTTGATTACTCAATTTTTGGGCAATTAGCTCGGTCTCAAACAACAAAGCAAGCTTGGGATATCCTAATGGTGTCACACAAAGGAGTTGATCGGGAACAAAAGTCGAAGTTGCAGTCGTTGAGAAGGTTGTACGATCATTGTGAGATGACCTCTACAGAAACAGTAGATATGTATTTCACTCATCTTATTGATCAGGTGAATAAGATGTGGTTATATGGAGATACGATTGAagatggtgcagtggttgaaaaagttcttcGAACTATGCCGATGAAAtatgaccatgtggtggcttcaataacaGAGTCACACAAAACCGAGCTCTTATCAATTGCAGAGCTGAAAGGTATGATAGAAAGTCATATTGACAGGATTGAGTCAAAATCGGAACCACTtgcagaagaagctttgaagagccaagtcactCTTAATATGACTAGCCctaatcaaagaggtggaggatctggtagaggtcgtggaagaggaAGATGA